Genomic window (Granulicella arctica):
TCGCCATCGTGATCGTCTGGTGAGCCTCGGGGCTCAGCGATCCAAGCGACATCGCACTCGCCACAAACCGCTTGCACAGGCTCGCTGCCGACTCCACCTCGCTAATCGGAATCTCCGTACCCGCCGGGCGAATCTCCAGAAGATCGCGCAGCACCGCAGGCTCACGCGCCGCGACATCCCGCGAGTACATCTGGAACGCATTCGTCGGGTCAGCCGGTAGCGCCACATTGCGCGCACTTCCGACCACCGACTGCAGCGCCTTTACCGTCCCCGGCTGCCACGCATGTGGCTCGGCCAGGTCTGTCTTGCGGAAGCGTACCCAGCCGTAGTCCGGCAGGTCTGCGCTCACCACTGCATCGGCTGCGGGCACCTGCCACGTCTCCCGCAACTGTCGCTCCAGTTCCGCAAAGCCAATACCCGAAAGTGGCGCAGGCGTATCCACAAAGCACCGCTCCACCACACTCGAATGCAGCCCCAGAATGTCGAACAGGTGTGCCCCCCGGTAGCTATCGACGACAGAAATACCCATCTTCGACATCACCTTCGCGAGCCCGGCATCAAGCGCCTTCAACATCTTCTTCTCGCTTTGGTCGGGGTCGCCGCCTGCAGGCGTCAGACTCCGCGCCGTCTCAAGCGCCAGCCACGGGCAAACCGCACCCGCACCATACCCGATCAGCACTGCCGCATGGTGAATGTCGCGGCAATCGCCCGCCTCGACCGCCATGCCGGCAAGTGTCCGCAGACCAGCCGCCACCAGCGCCTGGTGCACCACGCCAACAGCCATCGCCATCGGGATCGGCAACACTGCCGTGCTCGCTGAACGATCCGTAAGCATCAGGATGCGTGCGCCGCCATCCCGCACCAGTTCAATCGCCTTCGCAGCGAGGTCATCCAGCCCCTGCGTCAACGTCTGACCCACCGGAAACACGCACGGCAGTTCCTTGAAGCGTAACTCGGACGCATGCCCGTGGTCCTTTGCGCGCAGCGCAGCAACCTGCCCAAGCGACAGATACGGCGATTCCAGCGACAGGCCCGGCAGCGGCGCATTCTTGTCCAACAGATGGGGCCACGGTCCAAGCCGCGTATGCAGCGAGACCACGCACGCCTCGCGCAGAGGATCGATCGCCGGGTTTGTTACCTGCGCAAATCTTTGGCGGAAGTACGCATAAATCGGACGCGGCGCACGCGCCAGGAAGGCGAGCGGTGTATCGTCGCCCATCGACCAGACGGCGTCTTTGCCGTCCACAGCCATCGGCTGCAGAATCATCTTCACATCTTCGCGCGTATACCCAAACCCACGCTGAATCGTCGTTAGATCGGCAGCTTCGGGATGCGACACCGACAGCGAAGGTAGCAGCGTATCTTCTACAAGTTTCGTATAGGTAGCGCCTGCGTCGAAGAGCTCAATCAGAGCCTCGTCCTCATAAACCTTCTGCGCCACGAGGTCGACCACAAGCATCTGCCCCGGCCCAAGCCGCCCGCTATGCGTCACAATCTCAGGATCGAGATCGACCAGCCCGGTCTCCGAGCCTGCCACTACCAAACCATCTTTAGTGATCGCGAATCGGCAAGGCCGCAGACCGTTTCGATCCAGCACCGCACCCACAACTTTGCCGTCCGAGAACGCAATCGCCGCCGGACCATCCCACGGCTCCGCACAGTCCGTGTGGTAGCGCAGGAACGACGAAGCCTGGTGCCCCTCAGCAGCCGGTGGCAACAAGATGCGGATCGACTCCGACACCGTCCGCCCATTCTGCGAGAGGAGCTCGATTGCCTCATCGAGGCTCGTTGAATCGGTCCCATCCTGTGTCAGCACCGGCTTGCACTCAACCGGCAGCGTCGAATCTCGAGCCGCCATGCGCGCCCGATTGCCCCATACCGTATTAATCTCGCCATTGTGCGCCAGCGTCCTGCCTGGCTGCGCACGATGCCACGTCGGCAGCGTGTTTGTCGCATATCGCTGATGGAACACCGCAAACGGCGTCACATACTCCTCCGACGCAAGGTCGGGATAGAACTCCGGCAGCAGCCGTCCGATACACATCGCCTTGTACACCAGCGTCTGCGTCGAGAGCGAGCAGACATACCCTGTCAACTCGCCACTCTCATGCATGCGCTCAAACTGCTTCCGCGCCAGGTAGAGCCGCTTCTCCATCGGCACCACGGCGTCTGTAGCCTCATCGATCACCAGCACCTGTCGAATCTTCGGCATCGTGCTCAGCGCGATCTCGCCCAGCGTCTCCGTCACGATGGGCACATCGCGCCACGCAACCGCCTTCAGGTCATGCGAGGTAAGGCATCGCTCCAGCAGCCCCTCGGTCCGTGTCTCGCCATCCGGAACAAACAGCATTCCAACGCCAAGCGTCTGCTCGTCCGCCAACTCCACCCCGGTTGCCTTCAGCAACAACGCACGCGGAACAGCCGTCATCACGCCAACGCCGTCGCTGCTTTTACCATCAGCCGCAATCGCGCCACGGTGTGCAAGCCGCTCAAGCGCCGTCAAGGCCTGCCTCAAAATCTCATGCGAGGGAACAGCGGCAACCGAAGCTACAAAGCCAACACCGCACGAGTCATGATCGAAGCGCGCATCCACAAGCGAGGGGAAATTCGCCGAGCGACGCTGCTGCCGGATCTCCGCGACGGACACAGCGGACTCACTACAAACAGAGGTGGTACAAGATGTGCTGGACGCTTCCATGGCTCACTATACTTCGCGTTTGCCACGTAGGGCACCCGCGACCCTTCACAGGATTAGAAAATTTGGCGCTTCTTCAAGAGCTTGTGTATATTTATACATGCAAATGCATTTTTATGCATTTATGCGGTTCGCAGCATCGTGAGGCATTCACGATCATTCAACGAGACAGGAATAGATGTAGTTCTAGCAGATGAAACTCCAACGTCATACCGTAATTCGTGAATTACTGACTGCGTCCGCCAGCGCACAGACGCCGGTGGCCAATCAGGACGAGTTACGCCGCAAGCTCGCCGAGCGTGGTTTCCACGTCACACAGGCTACGCTCTCTCGCGATATTCACGATCTGCGCCTGTCAAAAGGCCCTACTGGCTACGCTCTACCCGCCGCGCTCGTTAATGAGGATGACCTTCCCGGCATCCGCGATGTACTCCGCAGCTTCGGCCTTGAAGTGCGCCAGGCCGGCAACCTCCTCGTCCTTATCACCGTCACTGGCGGAGCCCAGCCGATCGCCGCGGGCATCGACTACGAGGACTTCCCCGAAGTCGTCGGCACCATCGCCGGAGACGACACGGTCCTCATTATCTGCCCCGACGTCAAGCAGGCAGCCGCTTTGAAGACCAGAATGGAGGAGTCCATTGGCTAATCCCGCCGTCAATCCGCACATCGCCGTCGCCGGGGTCAGTGGCTATGCCGGGGCCGAACTTGCCCGCCTGCTCCTCCACCATCCGCGCCTCGCCACGGTAACCTTCTACGGCCGAGCCGGGGAACCCTCGATCCCGCTCACCGAGCTTCACCCTCAACTGGTCATCCCCGGCCGCGTCACTCCCCAGGTCCTCCCCTTCGACTGGGAAAAGCTAGCTGCCGACCACACCGACATCCTCTTCCTCGCCCTGCCCCACGAGCAGTCGCGCGAATTCGCACCCGAAGCGCTCGCCCGCGGTATCCGGGTCATCGACCTCAGCGGAGCCTGGCGTCTGCAGCACGAAGATCTCCGCGCCATCTACAAGCTCACCGACGCCGACCCGGCCCTTGCCGCCACCCTTCAAGCGGAAGCGGTCTACGGTGCCCCTGAGTTGCACCGCGACGGGATCGCCACGGCCCGCCTCGTCGCCAATCCCGGCTGCTACGCCACTTCGATCATCCTCGCCCTCGCCCCGCTCGTTGAATCCGGTCTCGTGGATATCGAACACGGCATCATCTGCGACTCGAAGTCGGGTGTCAGCGGCGCAGGGAAAGCGGCCACCGCTAAGACTCACTTCATGTATGCGGCCGACAATCTCTCCGCTTATAACGTCTTTGGCCACCGCCACATGGGCGAACTTCTCGAGCAGCTTCACCTCGAAGAGAGCCAGATCCAGTTCACTCCGCATCTGCTCCCGATCCCACGCGGCATCCTCTCTACGATCTACCTGCGCTTCCTCGAGCCAACCACACCCGAGGCAGTCACCAAAGTCTTCGCAGATTTCTATAAGGCCAGCCCGCTGGTCCGTCTGCACCCCACCCCATCGCTCCCGCAGATTCAGTACGTCGTCCGCACCAACTACTGTGACCTCGGCTTCGAGCTTGCAAAGGACGGCAAACGCCTCGTCATCGTCTCCTGCCTCGACAATCTATTAAAGGGTGCAGCCGGTCAGGCAGTCGAAAATATGAACCTGATGTGCGGCTGGCCCGAACAGGAAGGCTTACTTTGAAACTCATGCAGGAGGGCTCGCTTTGAAATTCGTCGTCAAGTTAGGCGGTGCCACGCTCGAAGACAAGGCCCTGCTCCACACCTGTGGCAAGGCCATCGCCGAGCTCGTCAAGGATGGCAACCAGGTAGCTGTCGTCCACGGTGGCGGCGTGCAACTCACCCGCACACTCGCCCAGATGGGCAAAGTCAGCCAGTTCATCTCCGGCCTCCGCGTCACCGATGCTGAAACCCGCGACGCCGCCCTGATGGTCCTCGCTGGGCGCGTCAACAAGTCGCTCGTCGCTTCCCTCGGCACCCACGGCCAGGCAGCCATGGGGCTGACCGGCGGTGACGGCCATGTCTTCCGCGCTCGCAAGAAAAAGACCGAACCTGACCTCGGCTTCGTCGGCGAGATCGCCGCAACCGATCCCCGCTGGCTCGATGCCATCTGGAAGATGGGCGCCGTCCCCGTCATCTCCTCCATCGCCCTCGGCTTCGATGGCGAGTACTACAACATCAATGCCGACGAGATGGCTGCCGCCTGCGCGATCTGCACCAACGCCGACGCACTCATCTTCCTTACCGACGTTCCCGGCGTCAAGGGTGCCGACGGTGCCGTGATGCGCTGGCTCACCCTCAAGCAGATTCCCGCGCTCGAAGCACAGGCCGTCATCACCGGCGGCATGTTGCCCAAGCTCCATGCCTGCCGTGACGCCCTCATCGGCGGCGTCAAGCGCGTCCGCATCCTCCCCGCCGAGGCAGCCGCCTCGCTTCCCGATATACTTTCTACCCGCGTCAACGATGGCACGGAGGTCATGGTCGCATGAAGTTAGAAGACATTCAGGCGAAGGAAAGCAAGCTCCTCCTTCAGACCTACGCTCGCACCCCAATCCTCTTCGTCAGCGGCCATGGCGTTCACCTGCAGGACGAGAATGGCACCGACTACCTCGACCTGCTCAGCGGCATCGGTGTCACCGCGCTCGGCTACAGCCACCCAGCTGTCACCGCCGCCATCGTCGCGCAGAGTAACAAGCTCCTCCATACCTCGAACCTCTTCTACCACGAAGGAACAGCCCCGCTCGCCGAGCGCCTCACGCGCCTCAGCGGCCTCGATCGCGTCTTCTTCTGCAACTCCGGCACCGAGGCATGGGAGGCCGCGCTCAAGCTCGCCCGCGCCCATGCGCTGATGCTCCGCGAGCAGCAGGGCAAGAACATCGGTTCGAAGTTCCTCGCCCTCACGCACTCCTTCCACGGCCGTACCATCGGCTCCGTCGCGACCACGCACAAGGAGAAGTACCGCGAGCCCTTCGCCCCGGTCATGCCCTGCGTCGAGTTCGTCGAGTTCGACAACGTAGCCGACCTTCGCGCCAAGTTCTCCAACCAGATCTGCGCCATCTGCATCGAGCCCGTCCAGGGTGAGGGCGGCATCCATCCCGTCTCGCAGGAGTTCTTCCAGACCGCCCGCGAGCTCTGCGATCAGACCGGCGCACTCCTCATGGCCGACGAGATCCAGTGCGGCTTCGGTCGCACCGGCAAGTGGTTCGCCTACCAGCACTACGGCGTCCTTCCCGACGTCACCACCATCGCCAAGCCCATCGCCAACGGCATCCCCATGGGCGCACTGCTCTGCACCGAAGCCGCAGCGCAGTCCATCACCCCCGGCATGCACGGCACGACCTTCGGCGGCGGGCCACTCGCCTGCGCCGTAGCCACCGCAGTCATCGACACCATCGAATCCACCGATCTCCTCGCCCACGTCGAAGACGTCGGCACCTACTTCCGCAGCCAGCTCGAAGAACTTGCCACCCGTCACGCCGCCATCGTGGATGTCCGCGGCATGGGCCTCATGATCGGCATCGAACTGGATTCAGAGGCTCTCGCAACTGAGATCGCCGCTGAGATGCTCGATCGCCACATCATCATCAATCGCACCAGCGAGACCGTCCTGCGTTTTCTTCCGCCCTACATCCTTGAGCGCAAGCACGTCGACACCGCCATCACCGCTCTCAACGAACTCTTCACCAACCACGCATCATCCGCAGATACCGACGCCGAGCTTGAAGGAGAACACCTCAATGGGTAGCAAAACAATCAGCATCGCTCCGGGCGAAAACCCCGTACCACCAGCCAAAGCCAGCCTCGGCATCCAGTCCGATACTGCCTTCACCGAGGCATCCAAGCGCCTCGCCGGTCGCGATCTCTGCTCCATCGCCGACTTCACCGTAGACGAGATGGCCGCCGTCATGGAGCTCGCCCACGCCGTCAAGACCAACCCCGAAGACTTTCGCCACGCCCTCGACGCACGCCAGATGGTCATGTTCTTCGAGAAGGCATCGCTCCGCACGCGCCTCACCTTCGAGGCCGCCATCAACACCCTCGGCGGCAACGCCATCTTCGTCGACCAGACCCAATCGCCCCTCGGCGAGCGCGAGTCCCTCGGCGACATGGCCCACAACATCGAGCGCTGGATGAACATCATCGTCCTCCGCACCTACTCCCACGACACCATCACCGAGATGGCCGCCTGCTCGCGTGTCCCCGTCATCAACGCCCTCTCGGATCTCGAACACCCCTGCCAGGCCATCGCCGATTTCTTCACCCTCGAAGAGCGCTTCGGCTCTGTAGAAGGTCTCCAGTTCGCCTACGTCGGCGACGGCAATAACGTCTGCCACTCCCTCATGCTCACCGCCGCGCAACTCGGCGCACACTGCACCGTCGCTACTCCCAAAGGCTTCGCTCCCAAGCTCGACATCATTCACAAAGCCATCGAGATCAGCGAGCAGACCGGCGGCACCATCACCCTCACCAGCGACCCTATTAAGGCCGTCACGGGAGTAGACGCCGTCTACACCGACGTCTGCACCAGCATGGGCTTCGAGCACGAGGCCACCAAGCGCGCCCCCATCTTCGCCCCTTACCAGGTCAACGAAGCCCTGATGTCCCACGCCAAAGCGGACGCCGTCTTCATGCACTGCCTCCCCGCCCACCGCAACGCCGAGGTCACCAACGCCGTCCTCGACGGCCCGCAATCCGTAGTCTTCGACCAGGCCGAAAACCGCATGCACGCCCAGAAAGCCTTGCTCCTCATGCTCCTCGGCGGAGCCAAGCGCATCCCCAACAACCGCAACCGCCACAACCGCTAAGCTCATTGTTCTTCGTAAATGCATAACTCATGCACATTGAATGTCAGAATTGCGCAACTAAACTCACACTCGAACTTGAATGGGTGAACCCTTCCGTCCGCAACCACACGATGGGCGAACAGATGCTTACGCAGGGGTCAATGACACGTGAGGATGGAAACTACTTACATGGGCACGTTGGTGTGTATATTGCACATCCAGATGATGCAATCAGCATGTGTCTAACAAGCGAGACCAAACGTCTTGCGGGATGCTGTGGACTAGACGGATGTGATGGGCCAAACCTTAAATGTGAAACTTGCAAGACCTACGTCGCGACCAAGATGACGGATTGCTGGATGGCACACTGCATAGCTTTCGACCCAAACACAACTCGCAAAGTGGCATAACGCTGAAGAGATTTCTACCCTTTCAACTCGACGTATTCGTTGCGTCAACTGAGGTCATCACTCCATGTCCGTAATCTTGGAAACCGTACCCGTAGGCCAAAAAGTAGGCATAGCCTTCTCCGGCGGCCTCGACACCAGCGCCGCGCTCCACTGGATGAAGCAAAAAGGCGCACTCCCCTACGCCTACACCGCCAACCTCGGCCAGCCCGACGAGGCCGACTACGACGAGATTCCCCGCAAGGCGCTCGAATACGGTGCCGAAAAGGCCCGCCTCATCGACTGCCGCCTCCCCCTCGTCCGCGAAGGTATCGCCGCCCTCCAGTCCGGGGCCTTCCACATCACAACGGCAGGCATCACGTACTTCAACACCACCCCCATCGGCCGTGCTGTTACCGGCACGATGTTAGTCACGGCCATGAAGGAAGACGACGTCAACATCTGGGGCGATGGCTCCACCTTTAAGGGCAACGATATCGAGCGCTTCTACCGCTACGGCCTCCTCGTGAACCCCGATCTCAAAGTCTACAAGCCTTGGCTCGACGCCACCTTCATCGACGAACTGGGCGGCCGCGCCGAGATGTCCGCCTTCATGGCCAAGTCCGGCTTCGGATACAAGATGTCCTCCGAGAAGGCCTACTCCACCGACTCCAACATCCTCGGCGCAACCCATGA
Coding sequences:
- the argF gene encoding ornithine carbamoyltransferase, whose product is MGSKTISIAPGENPVPPAKASLGIQSDTAFTEASKRLAGRDLCSIADFTVDEMAAVMELAHAVKTNPEDFRHALDARQMVMFFEKASLRTRLTFEAAINTLGGNAIFVDQTQSPLGERESLGDMAHNIERWMNIIVLRTYSHDTITEMAACSRVPVINALSDLEHPCQAIADFFTLEERFGSVEGLQFAYVGDGNNVCHSLMLTAAQLGAHCTVATPKGFAPKLDIIHKAIEISEQTGGTITLTSDPIKAVTGVDAVYTDVCTSMGFEHEATKRAPIFAPYQVNEALMSHAKADAVFMHCLPAHRNAEVTNAVLDGPQSVVFDQAENRMHAQKALLLMLLGGAKRIPNNRNRHNR
- a CDS encoding aspartate aminotransferase family protein gives rise to the protein MKLEDIQAKESKLLLQTYARTPILFVSGHGVHLQDENGTDYLDLLSGIGVTALGYSHPAVTAAIVAQSNKLLHTSNLFYHEGTAPLAERLTRLSGLDRVFFCNSGTEAWEAALKLARAHALMLREQQGKNIGSKFLALTHSFHGRTIGSVATTHKEKYREPFAPVMPCVEFVEFDNVADLRAKFSNQICAICIEPVQGEGGIHPVSQEFFQTARELCDQTGALLMADEIQCGFGRTGKWFAYQHYGVLPDVTTIAKPIANGIPMGALLCTEAAAQSITPGMHGTTFGGGPLACAVATAVIDTIESTDLLAHVEDVGTYFRSQLEELATRHAAIVDVRGMGLMIGIELDSEALATEIAAEMLDRHIIINRTSETVLRFLPPYILERKHVDTAITALNELFTNHASSADTDAELEGEHLNG
- the argB gene encoding acetylglutamate kinase, yielding MKFVVKLGGATLEDKALLHTCGKAIAELVKDGNQVAVVHGGGVQLTRTLAQMGKVSQFISGLRVTDAETRDAALMVLAGRVNKSLVASLGTHGQAAMGLTGGDGHVFRARKKKTEPDLGFVGEIAATDPRWLDAIWKMGAVPVISSIALGFDGEYYNINADEMAAACAICTNADALIFLTDVPGVKGADGAVMRWLTLKQIPALEAQAVITGGMLPKLHACRDALIGGVKRVRILPAEAAASLPDILSTRVNDGTEVMVA
- the argC gene encoding N-acetyl-gamma-glutamyl-phosphate reductase, with the protein product MANPAVNPHIAVAGVSGYAGAELARLLLHHPRLATVTFYGRAGEPSIPLTELHPQLVIPGRVTPQVLPFDWEKLAADHTDILFLALPHEQSREFAPEALARGIRVIDLSGAWRLQHEDLRAIYKLTDADPALAATLQAEAVYGAPELHRDGIATARLVANPGCYATSIILALAPLVESGLVDIEHGIICDSKSGVSGAGKAATAKTHFMYAADNLSAYNVFGHRHMGELLEQLHLEESQIQFTPHLLPIPRGILSTIYLRFLEPTTPEAVTKVFADFYKASPLVRLHPTPSLPQIQYVVRTNYCDLGFELAKDGKRLVIVSCLDNLLKGAAGQAVENMNLMCGWPEQEGLL
- a CDS encoding arginine repressor; the encoded protein is MKLQRHTVIRELLTASASAQTPVANQDELRRKLAERGFHVTQATLSRDIHDLRLSKGPTGYALPAALVNEDDLPGIRDVLRSFGLEVRQAGNLLVLITVTGGAQPIAAGIDYEDFPEVVGTIAGDDTVLIICPDVKQAAALKTRMEESIG
- a CDS encoding glutamate synthase-related protein; protein product: MSVAEIRQQRRSANFPSLVDARFDHDSCGVGFVASVAAVPSHEILRQALTALERLAHRGAIAADGKSSDGVGVMTAVPRALLLKATGVELADEQTLGVGMLFVPDGETRTEGLLERCLTSHDLKAVAWRDVPIVTETLGEIALSTMPKIRQVLVIDEATDAVVPMEKRLYLARKQFERMHESGELTGYVCSLSTQTLVYKAMCIGRLLPEFYPDLASEEYVTPFAVFHQRYATNTLPTWHRAQPGRTLAHNGEINTVWGNRARMAARDSTLPVECKPVLTQDGTDSTSLDEAIELLSQNGRTVSESIRILLPPAAEGHQASSFLRYHTDCAEPWDGPAAIAFSDGKVVGAVLDRNGLRPCRFAITKDGLVVAGSETGLVDLDPEIVTHSGRLGPGQMLVVDLVAQKVYEDEALIELFDAGATYTKLVEDTLLPSLSVSHPEAADLTTIQRGFGYTREDVKMILQPMAVDGKDAVWSMGDDTPLAFLARAPRPIYAYFRQRFAQVTNPAIDPLREACVVSLHTRLGPWPHLLDKNAPLPGLSLESPYLSLGQVAALRAKDHGHASELRFKELPCVFPVGQTLTQGLDDLAAKAIELVRDGGARILMLTDRSASTAVLPIPMAMAVGVVHQALVAAGLRTLAGMAVEAGDCRDIHHAAVLIGYGAGAVCPWLALETARSLTPAGGDPDQSEKKMLKALDAGLAKVMSKMGISVVDSYRGAHLFDILGLHSSVVERCFVDTPAPLSGIGFAELERQLRETWQVPAADAVVSADLPDYGWVRFRKTDLAEPHAWQPGTVKALQSVVGSARNVALPADPTNAFQMYSRDVAAREPAVLRDLLEIRPAGTEIPISEVESAASLCKRFVASAMSLGSLSPEAHQTITMAMNILGGRSNTGEGGEDRDVYKLAAVDTGTDGGGAMRARSASATALAEPMVQASSISELLLNNKIKQVASGRFGVTAEYLAHAEEIEIKVAQGAKPGEGGQLPGYKVSGLIARLRHAQPGVSLISPPPHHDIYSIEDLAQLIFDLKRVNPRAAVGVKLVSSCGVGTVAAGVAKAYADFIVIAGNTGGTGAAALSSIKYAGNPWELGLAEAQQVLMENGMRGRVRLRTDGGLATARDVLVAALLGADEFAFGTSVLVVLGCDMARQCHLNTCPTGIATQKPELRAKFRGKPEHVVRFFEQLAGDLQQMLARYGLPSIEAAIGRTDLLEQVRFDGGLDLQPLFAQRGEGPVRWEGVRNDRPSSRLPLDEAWVEPALAAIKEGKPYVVDSPIANRDRAIGARLAGEISLQRAQAEVPADVTFNLLGVAGQSFGAFAVEGMKLVLDGQANDFVGKGLSGGELVIRARGLAAKDSGQHVILGNVALYGATSGYLFAAGRAGERFAVRNSGAITVVEGVGDHGCEYMTGGIVVVMGGAGMNFGAGMTGGLAWVYDVDGSFVRKGRYHPDFLTADTFADADAEAQESLRTLLAKHAEESASSLAAGMLADWPNAATAFVRLTPKPQA